The DNA sequence GAAGTGCGAGCCGGGCAGTTCGTACTTCGGCATGTGGCAACTCGCGCACTGCTTCGTGCCTACTTTGCAGACCGCGACCGGCTTCCCGTCGCTCGTCTGGCCGCCGTGGCAGTTCCGGCAGGCGGCATCATAGTTCACCACCGCCGCTTCTGGGCGGTTGTGCGGATCGTGGCAGGCCGTGCATCCGATGCGCCGGTCCAACGCGTCGTAGCACTTGCTCAGGACGATCCGATACGGTTGAAACCGGACATTGGCGACGCCGCGCGGCCCATTCAACTGGACGTGCGACCACGTCCTGTGGCACGCTCCACAAACATCCGACAACTCCTCGGTGCTGCTCTCTCTCAGCTTGGGGAGCCGAGCCGACTTCGCGTCGCCGGCGCCGCGTGCCGCAGCGTGCTTCCACGCGCCCTTGTGGCAGTTCTCGCACTGCACACCCGGCACCAGCGCCTTTGTCCACGCCAGAGTTCCTTTCGGAGGCGCCGCACCCGTCGACGGACCGTCCGCCGCGTGGCACTGGAAGCACTCCGTCACGCTCAGCGCCGGCATCTCGCGCCCGAACGCCTCCTCCAGATTCTTCGGCGGCCCCGGCGGCGACCCCAGAGTCGCGTCCAGCCCCTTAATGTCGTTGTAGAAGCTTACCCTGCTCTCATAGAGCTTTCCGCCGCGCTCCAGCACATACGTCTGGCCCGCCGCGCCCTGGCCCATGGCCCACGCGATCACGCCTTCCATCGACGACACGCCATCGCTGACGACGTAACGGCTCTGCGCGCCGGCCCTGTAAATCCGGTAGTCGAAGGAGCCAAGCTTCAGACGCAGATCCGGATGCGCGGCCAGCAGCGCCGCTTGCCCGCCAGGTTCCAGGGTTCGCGCCATCAACGTATGCGAGTGTCCCTGTGCCTCCTTCGGGTGGCACGGCGCGCAGGTCTTCGACTGCTGAGCCGTCGCGCACTGCCCCGCAAGAATCAGCATCAGCACACTCCACCGCATCTACTTTGCGTCCCTTTCGGTCCGCGCATCCTCGGCCGCCTTCAACCGCGCAAACTCCGCGCGCGCCCGCGCCGCCTCTTCCTTGCGGCCCAACTTCGCATAGGCCGAAGCCAATTGGTATCGAAGCTGAGAACTGCCGGGCTCCAGTTTTACCGCGAGCTCCAACTCCGCGGCCCCCTTCTCAAACTCTCCCAACTCCACCAGCGCCCGCCCCAGACACCCACGTGCCGCGAAGTTCCCCGGAGCCACCGCCACGGCTCTCTCCGCATAAGGCAGAGCCTGTTTTGCGTCGCCCCGCTTCAGATACTCAAACCCCATCGACACCAGCGCTGGCAGATGCTTCGGATCGATGGCCAACTCCCTTCGCAGCGCCGCCACGCCCCTGTCGGGATCGTTCGCCAGCAGGATCATCGCGTAGGAATAGTGGAGATTCGGCCGGTCCGGATACTCCTTCAGTAGCTCGTCAAATCGCCGGGTCGCCTCCTCCAAAGGATGCTCACCGCCCGTCAACATTGCGCTACCTAACTTGAACGCCACATCGCGGTCGCCCTCCGCCAACTCCTGCGGAAAGATGGGAAGACGTAGCGACGCGATACCCGCCACCGCCACCACGGCCGGATCGTTCGGCTTCATGCGAGTCAGCAGCCGGCAATATCCCAGGGCTCGTTCGAAGTTGCCTGCGTGCGTCTGCAGCACTGCCGCCTGGTACATCGCGGTCCGCGTCCATGGCTCCTCATACCGCAGCCCCAGCGAATAGGCTGTCTCGAGGTGAACCAGCGCCGGCCCGTAGGCCTTCGTCTGAAACTCGCACAACCCCAGAAACGCAAAGGCTCTGCTCAGCTTCGCATT is a window from the uncultured Paludibaculum sp. genome containing:
- a CDS encoding tetratricopeptide repeat protein, coding for MKGLVVLILAGTAAGQTAAAPPAAAARLAAQAEAAARGNKPAEAERLYRQAVSAAPRWEQGWWQLGTLQYEARAYAACRDSFQHLVELNAKLSRAFAFLGLCEFQTKAYGPALVHLETAYSLGLRYEEPWTRTAMYQAAVLQTHAGNFERALGYCRLLTRMKPNDPAVVAVAGIASLRLPIFPQELAEGDRDVAFKLGSAMLTGGEHPLEEATRRFDELLKEYPDRPNLHYSYAMILLANDPDRGVAALRRELAIDPKHLPALVSMGFEYLKRGDAKQALPYAERAVAVAPGNFAARGCLGRALVELGEFEKGAAELELAVKLEPGSSQLRYQLASAYAKLGRKEEAARARAEFARLKAAEDARTERDAK
- a CDS encoding multiheme c-type cytochrome — translated: MLILAGQCATAQQSKTCAPCHPKEAQGHSHTLMARTLEPGGQAALLAAHPDLRLKLGSFDYRIYRAGAQSRYVVSDGVSSMEGVIAWAMGQGAAGQTYVLERGGKLYESRVSFYNDIKGLDATLGSPPGPPKNLEEAFGREMPALSVTECFQCHAADGPSTGAAPPKGTLAWTKALVPGVQCENCHKGAWKHAAARGAGDAKSARLPKLRESSTEELSDVCGACHRTWSHVQLNGPRGVANVRFQPYRIVLSKCYDALDRRIGCTACHDPHNRPEAAVVNYDAACRNCHGGQTSDGKPVAVCKVGTKQCASCHMPKYELPGSHFRFADHFIRIARPNETYPD